The window TTATAGTATCTATAAGACAAATCATCTGCAATTTCTCTCTTAATACCCACTTTTACAAGCTCATTTAATACCATCTGCCTAGTAATTACAGGCTCCATTTGCATATACTCCATAAAGAATCTCCTTATGTAATTATTATACAATAATTTATAAGCTAAATGAAAGTAAATTTAGTAAAATGTTGACTTCTATCACGATAATTTAAAGACATAATTAAATATGCAGCTGATAATGCATCAAGAGCATCATCATGAACTTTACCATCTCCATTATATGAATAAATATCACTAAATACAGAACGACTACTATAATCTAATAAATGCATCTTGTTATAACTAAATGGTGTTAATAAAGAAACAATTCTTGCATGTTTATTTGTTTTTGGTCTTGTTGGTGCAATTCTAAAGTAATTTTCCATATTATCTCGAAGTCTAACATATTCACGTGTCAAAGCCCCAGATCCTTTAATATCATCTCTATCTTC of the Borrelia hispanica CRI genome contains:
- a CDS encoding phage terminase large subunit family protein, whose amino-acid sequence is YLDPAYSSGGDNTSLCVLEKVSDKYYAFIFQDQKPAVDPYIMNTIKVIMGNLNVNTLYIEDRDDIKGSGALTREYVRLRDNMENYFRIAPTRPKTNKHARIVSLLTPFSYNKMHLLDYSSRSVFSDIYSYNGDGKVHDDALDALSAAYLIMSLNYRDRSQHFTKFTFI